Proteins encoded in a region of the Zea mays cultivar B73 chromosome 2, Zm-B73-REFERENCE-NAM-5.0, whole genome shotgun sequence genome:
- the LOC100382776 gene encoding uncharacterized protein LOC100382776 — MLPPNATGRWGRPARKRPAAFVPSSPAVVDAGHFSLDFLYAPPVEGDRPRRMYMYDNRSSRIRRSQSREIVDSRGSLLLLTSTPWWESIDPRRWSPDFIVCEPVSRRYQGIARPADLSHLPLLGAFLLDGVGTCAGDAMSNFRVLSVLYERSRWRYQFCTPRACVFTPGSDGGWRICWHAMNDDDVEVPDIERSHFAGRAARKVYWGMETSSLLVLDESTLKFSLLAFPAPMQLPNRRISFRVIGGVDGGDTVRVVRLDGDDLEVFCQLPDSGEWVIERSISLRDATANLPGWEYWFFRLPASIVAADNTSVVLTPGEKTWLFSVDLETMEVENEHVRNRDVGPSYPCALPWPPVLQACVNHGDATGRRRHRTAPRSAGAAGVML; from the coding sequence ATGCTGCCTCCAAACGCGACGGGGCGGTGGGGCCGGCCGGCAAGGAAACGGCCGGCAGCCTTCGTGCCCTCGTCGCCGGCCGTCGTCGACGCGGGCCACTTCTCCCTCGACTTCCTATACGCTCCGCCGGTGGAAGGCGACCGCCCACGCCGCATGTACATGTACGACAACCGTTCCAGCCGTATACGGCGTAGCCAGAGCAGGGAGATCGTCGACAGCCGCGGCAGCCTCCTCCTCCTGACCAGCACGCCGTGGTGGGAGTCCATAGACCCAAGGCGCTGGTCACCTGACTTCATCGTGTGCGAGCCCGTGTCACGGCGATATCAGGGGATCGCGCGCCCGGCCGACCTCAGCCATCTCCCGTTACTTGGCGCCTTCCTGCTAGATGGTGTCGGAACCTGCGCCGGCGACGCCATGTCAAACTTCAGGGTGCTATCCGTGCTCTACGAGCGCAGCAGGTGGCGCTACCAGTTCTGCACGCCACGGGCGTGCGTGTTTACTCCAGGTAGCGACGGCGGGTGGCGCATATGTTGGCACGCCATGAACGACGACGACGTTGAAGTCCCAGATATAGAGAGGAGCCATTTTGCTGGACGAGCCGCCAGGAAGGTCTACTGGGGGATGGAGACCAGTAGCCTGCTCGTGCTCGACGAGAGCACGCTCAAGTTCTCGCTCCTCGCCTTCCCGGCGCCTATGCAGCTGCCGAATCGGAGGATCAGCTTCCGTGTCATTGGTGGCGTGGACGGTGGAGACACGGTGCGCGTCGTGCGCTTGGACGGCGATGACCTCGAGGTGTTCTGTCAGCTACCGGATTCCGGCGAGTGGGTGATAGAGAGGAGCATCAGTCTGAGGGACGCGACCGCGAATCTGCCCGGTTGGGAATACTGGTTCTTTAGGCTGCCGGCGAGTATTGTCGCTGCAGACAATACCTCCGTGGTGCTGACGCCGGGGGAGAAAACCTGGCTCTTCTCCGTCGACCTGGAGACCATGGAGGTGGAAAATGAGCACGTGAGGAACCGGGACGTCGGGCCATCATACCCGTGCGCGCTGCCATGGCCTCCCGTTCTGCAAGCTTGCGTAAATCATGGCGACGCTACTGGGAGGAGAAGACACAGGACAGCGCCGCGGTCCGCAGGTGCGGCTGGCGTGATGCTTTGA